The Candidatus Omnitrophota bacterium region CGCCGTATTCGAACGCCCTCGCGAGGGCTTCGCTGAGAGAGGCCTCTTCCCTGACGATCGACAGACCTATGCTGGACCCTTCGAACCGGGGCTTCACGACCACCGGAAATCCGGGTAACCTCACGGTGCCTGCGCGAGACTTCCCTTTCGACATAACGGCATACTGCGGCGTCGGTATCCCCTTCTTCAGGAAGACCTCTTTGGAGGCGACCTTATCAAGGGCCGTCCTGGAGGCCTTTACGCCCGAGCCGGTATACGGTATGCCGGCGTCTTCCAGTATCTTCTGGACCGTGCCGTCCTCCCCGAATCTCCCGTGGAGCGCGATGAATGCAATATCTATCTGCGACCGTTCGATTATATCACATACGCTCTCGCGGACATCAAGAAAAATCGCATCGCACCCTTCTTTTGACAGGGCTTCACACACCGCCCTGCCCGACCTCAGGCTTATCTCCCTTTCGTTTGACGGGCCGCCGGCAAGGACGCCTATCCTTCCGAACCTGCTTGATGTCATATAAGTTTCACCTCTAACTCCAGGCCCACATTGTAATTATCCAGGACCTTCTCCTTTACAAGCGAGGCCAGCTTCATGACATCGGAACAGGTCGCGCCGCCCCTGTTGATTATGAAGTTGGCGTGTTTTTCCGATATCTCGGCTCCGCCTATGCGCCTGCCCTTAAGACCCAGCATGTCTATCATCTGCCCGCAGGTGAACTGAAAATTTTCAGGGTTCTTGAAAAGACACCCGGCGCTCGGGATATCGAGCACCTGTTTCTCCCTCTTTATCTTAAGGAACCTTACACATCTGGAGTTGAGGCCCGCAGGGTCCGCCTCCTTAAGCTTGAAGGTCGCCTCAAGCACTATATACTTTTCAAGATTGGAAGACCTGTACCCGAACTTCAGGTCTTTCTTCCGGAGCGTCTTTGTCCTGCCCTTACGGTCCATGACCTTCACGGAGGTCACGAACTCGCCCACGTTCCTGAATATCGGGCTCTTCCACCCGCCCGCATTCATGTAAAGCGCGCCGCCGACAGTGCCGGGTATGCCAACAAGCGATTCGAAACCGCCCAGACCTCCGGCGCAGGCCGTCCTGACAAGGCGGGGCATGTCGAACCCGCCCCCGGCCGTGATATAAGCGCCTTTCACCTTGAGGGCCCTGAAGCACGGAGAAGCCAGGCGGACCATGATACCGCGGAATCCGCGGTCATCCGCCAGTATGTTGGTGCCGCGCCCTATCACGCGCAAAGCGATACCGTTCCCCGCCGCAAACCTTAGCAGTCTCTTAAGGTCGTCGGCATCGCGCGGCTCGGCCCATATATCCGCCGGCCCGCCTATCCTGAACGACGTATGCCTGGCCAGGGATTCGCCTGTGAGGATATCCCCTTTCAATACTTTACGGAGCGCCGAGACCGTCTCCTCTGCCCGGGGCCCGGCCCCCTCCTTCAACCGGAAAGCCAGGTCATCCGCAACTTTGCATATATTCCCCGCGCCCATCACCACGATCATATCCCCGCGCTCTTTGATGCGTTCTATATGGCCGGCTATCCGTTCCTTCTTCATGACCGTGACATCACGCATGCCGTTCTCGATCGTCTTCTCATAAATATTCCTGATAGACACTCCCCTGATCGGTTTTTCGCTGGCCGCGTATATATCGGTCAGGATCAGTTTGTCGGCCCCTGCGAAGCACCTCCCGAAATCGTCAGCCAGGAAGAGGGTGCGGGTATATCGGTGAGGCTGGAATATGACTATCAGGCGGTTGTATCTCCAGTTACGGCATGCCTCAAGCACGGCGCGTATCTCGGTCGGGTGATGGCCGTAATCGTCTACCAGTATCAGGTCGTCGGTGTTTATCCTCAGGTGGAATCTCCGTTTCGCGCCTTCGAAACCGGCCAGCGCCTCTGCTATCTTTTTAAAAGGTATACCCATCTCCATGCCGACCAGTATTGCGGCCAGCGCGTTCAGGACATTGTGCCTGCCCGGTATGCGGAGGGTGATCTTTCCGAGGACCCTCCCCCTGTGAACGCAGTCGAAATATGTTATGCGCCCTTCCATCCTTATGGCGCGCGCGTATACGTCTGCGCCTTTAGTTAGGCCGAAGGAGAGGCCCCGGATGCCGGTCCCTTTGGCCATCTCCCGCACGCGCGGATCGTCGTTATTATAGAAGAC contains the following coding sequences:
- the murC gene encoding UDP-N-acetylmuramate--L-alanine ligase, yielding MLPEKRNIHFVGIGGIGMSALALVLAEMGYKISGSDLSSNDLTEKIERMGGRVFRGHRSSNVASGTGLVVYSSSIQKTNPELVAASRKKIKIVHRAQVLGELLNRKKGIAVTGTHGKTTTTSLIAVMLERAGIDPTVIIGGEVAEFGGNAKYGRGPYLVAEADESDSSFLKLKPFYSVITNIEMEHLDHYKTLDDILRSYRSFLKKTKKGGTVFYNNDDPRVREMAKGTGIRGLSFGLTKGADVYARAIRMEGRITYFDCVHRGRVLGKITLRIPGRHNVLNALAAILVGMEMGIPFKKIAEALAGFEGAKRRFHLRINTDDLILVDDYGHHPTEIRAVLEACRNWRYNRLIVIFQPHRYTRTLFLADDFGRCFAGADKLILTDIYAASEKPIRGVSIRNIYEKTIENGMRDVTVMKKERIAGHIERIKERGDMIVVMGAGNICKVADDLAFRLKEGAGPRAEETVSALRKVLKGDILTGESLARHTSFRIGGPADIWAEPRDADDLKRLLRFAAGNGIALRVIGRGTNILADDRGFRGIMVRLASPCFRALKVKGAYITAGGGFDMPRLVRTACAGGLGGFESLVGIPGTVGGALYMNAGGWKSPIFRNVGEFVTSVKVMDRKGRTKTLRKKDLKFGYRSSNLEKYIVLEATFKLKEADPAGLNSRCVRFLKIKREKQVLDIPSAGCLFKNPENFQFTCGQMIDMLGLKGRRIGGAEISEKHANFIINRGGATCSDVMKLASLVKEKVLDNYNVGLELEVKLI
- a CDS encoding D-alanine--D-alanine ligase gives rise to the protein MTSSRFGRIGVLAGGPSNEREISLRSGRAVCEALSKEGCDAIFLDVRESVCDIIERSQIDIAFIALHGRFGEDGTVQKILEDAGIPYTGSGVKASRTALDKVASKEVFLKKGIPTPQYAVMSKGKSRAGTVRLPGFPVVVKPRFEGSSIGLSIVREEASLSEALARAFEYGENAVVEEYIDGRELTVGILDDRPLPVIEVVPKNRVYDYSAKYKDPETLYKVPAPVGKSVYGRAQELGEAAHRALGCRCFSRVDMMADRGGELFVLEVNTIPGMTERSLLPKAAMTSGLEFGKLCIRLVEDALKRRKRS